The DNA region ttttaatgataatgatagtgatgatgacgatgacgatgatgatgatgatgatgatgatgatgatgatgatgatgatgatgatgatgatgatgatgatgatgatgatgatgatgatgatgatgataataataataacaacaataataataatacaaataagaataagaataagaataagaataactatgataatgataataataatgataataataataataataacaataataataagaaatacaaaatgaataataaagataataataacactgcgattatcattaattaaaaacagatatatattctTTGCTATTTCTTTTTGGTGCCTTAGTGTTCTTTCCATATCTTAACACATATTATGTGACTGATATCATTGCAAATTGACGTCAAAATACAAGGCAAAGACTAATGAGAACTAAGACCTACAGCCACTATTAAAGAAATCATAACTAAACGAACTCAcgagaaacgataaaaaaaatatatatatcgttggcACCTCACCTGTGGCATGTAGTGTGCCATATACATCATGGAGTGCTGGAGAAGTGACCCTGGCACCACTGGGTATGGCAATCGGTCCATCCCTCCCTGCCCCAGGCCGGgtatgggtgggtaggggggcagggagagagccCCTGGTGATACGACTGGTGGGGGAGAACACTGCAAAgggcgagaaaaaaaatgttatcgtaAGTCTGGCATACGGTTTGTTTGTGGAATATCGTACGGATGGAAGAGTTGTCGTACGGGATTTGTGTGCTATGTTTTCATAATGAGTAATGTCTGTTGAATATTTTATTCATCCTTTAAAAAAATCCTGTatgtaatcttctctctctctctctctctctctctctctctctctctctctctctctctctctctctctctctctctctctctttttctctctctcgctctctctctctctctctatctctctctcttttattcacacATCACACAGTCTTTCAGTCCTAATCTTTCGAACATAACAGATGCCCTGCTAACCTTTCCATCATTGGTAACGCTGACACTGTCACGTGATCTGACGTCATCCTCGTCCTCGCTCATGTCGACGTCACTCTCGGGGGGGCACCTCTCCCCGCCCGAGGTCTGCCCTCCTTCCGAGCTCCCTGCCGCCTGGCTACGCCCCTGCAGGCTGTCCGAAGGCTCTGACCCAACGCCTCCGCTTCCCCGCTGGTCGTCTTCCTCCTGAAGGCGAAGGGGAAAAGGTGTTCTTAGAAAAAAGGGTAAATGGATATCTAAAGAAGAGTGGACAGATTGGTAGGGGAGGTGAGCGGATTTGAGATAAGAGCAATAATCGTATTCATAAGGGTGTAATATTGGGCTATTTTGCATTAAAAGTACATACCTGATTGTCTtcatgttgctgttgctgttgttgttgctgctgttgttgttgctgttgttgctgctgctgttgctgctgctgttgttgttgctgttgttgatgatggtgcTGAAGATGGGCGTGTTCGTGAGGCGTGGGCGGCGAGCTGGCGAGGCTGTGGGCGTTGTGGGTGGGAGGAGCGTAGGAGTCGTGGTGGTCGTCGTTATCTGAGATGCTCGTCTCGTCGGGCGGCGGCGACTTGAGGCCGTTGATGGCACGGAACTCCTGGCGCTTGTAGGCTGCCCTCGCGTtctgtgggcgtggggggggggggggggggggagggttagtaacttgaaggaaaaatatgatgatgatgatgatgataacatcaacacaacagcaataataatgacaatgataataatgataattgcaatgataataattaataataacaataatattgataataataaataatagaattataataatgatcaaaattataatagcGCACTGGAACTCAATTACTTGATCAATCAAACCACATTAGAGTTGAAGTGAATAAGAAGTTCAAGGATAAATTAATCCATATATACTTTAGATTCTGGCAGATCAAAGAACCCGGCTCTGAGGGATGACTAGGTAAGAATATTGAAATGTCGACGGTAACTAGATTACTTTGATGatgcgatagagatagatagagctagatataAATAGAGCAAGAACACCACAAGGTTTTCACACTTTGAGTCTGTAAACAACCAAACTCTCCTTTGCAACTCACTCTAAACGATACACAATGAAACGTTTTATACGCGAAACAAGCAAATAACGAAATATCACACACTCCCCAATTATTCGGAATCTATAATCAAACGCAGCATCGTTCCTGCACTCTGAACGTTTTTCACTTCTGAACCTTTTAAGCGACCCTAGAGCTTGAAATAAAATCGGTACCCAGTCGCGAAAACGCCTTTCATATTTTAGCCATTAACCAACACGAAAGCGTTTCTTATTAATCAACCACAAAACAATCTTGGTCGTCAAAACGTTTCTCACTCACCACATACTCACTTGAAACTAGTAAAGGACGAAATGTACACGTTCAGAACGCTTCCCACTCCGGAATTAGTGAGCAAAAACGTTTCCCTATCACTTTGAATCGGTAAAGGAAGAAATGTTTCTTATTCCCTCTGAACGTTTTATATCAACATTTAGCTTGCAGTATAGTGCTTCCAAtctcaagaaagaaagaactgacAACTCACTAAGGACTATGGAGTACTCTAATCAGCTGATACTGATTACTTACGTTTACATatactttgtcttttttatcatatttattattggaaATTGCTGCTTTAGATACCAATCTATTTCATCTCAAAATAGACTCCAGACAAACTGGAGAGAGTTGccaatttgtttgttttctattttttcctgagCTTGGACAGAGCACAGTAAACAACCACGACAACATTTCTCACCTTGAACCAGTAAACAACGTTGCTCACATCCAGGGGCTTCCTGCCTCGGCGTGACTCGAGTCCATTCAGCTCTGTCACATACTGCTGGATCTGGGAatgaaaagacaaggaaaacacGTCAGTTATATTGGGAGGAACATAACAAGAGGAGCGTGACGTAGGTACATTCGACCTAAGTCTCTCAATAGTGATGCCAAATAATGGCAAGAATAATGaaggtaaagagacagacagacaaaagagcgGATTAATATCaaatcatattctttttctctttcgtgctttcgttcttctttttttcttgtctccgaAGACAGTTAATGCCATTAATCAATTGGGaggcatttttttttgtatagattgTCTTAATTATCTtgtttaccataattattatcctcatctattatatttattacgttTTTTGAGTTATCACCGATTCCAACCCCTCCGTCTCCTCATcatctattttccccttttacaTTTAGTCTTCctactcatcctctcctcttccttttcttaattattttacctttctcctcttttttttttctcattcctccttctcgcctcttcCAACTTCCCATACTCTTCTCGCTCtctacattgtgttttttcttccttctcctttctctgcctcctcgTAATCTCCATCTTCCCGTTTCCCTACTTTATCTATTCTTCCCTAtcctttcatcctcctcgtcctcttccattCACGTCAcagtaatgttttgtttttttataaagcTGAATTTAAACATATGATATTGCACTTTTATTTaccatttacgtttttttttgtctaaatctCTTGGTGCTTTGCTGGATGATTCTTCGGTCTTTTTTAAAtgatctttatctctctgtcagcTTGTCTTCCACCCAAGGTACATCTGAATTAACAGAGGGCACACATATAATCAGATACagttgtacataaacacacacgcacacatacacacacacatgtatactcatactcatgtgtatgtgtgtgtgtgtttatgtgtatgtgtatggatatatacttgtgtttatgtttgtgtatatgtatgtgcatatgtacttatatgtttatgtgtatatgcatatatgtgtgtatgtgtatatgtacgtgttttgtgtatagatgtgtgtgtctgtatctgtatgtaagtgtatcgtgtttatgtatgtagtgtgcatgtatatgtatttatggttgTAAGTTGAACCCATTTCACCAAACATTTCATCACAcattccccttctacccctcggTCTTACCTGTAGCCGTGTTGGGTGTTGATTCTCGGCGAACCAGCGGTGCAAGCGGGGCAGCTCTAACTCTGGATCAAAACTGGTTCTCATCCTTGTTTTTTGCGGTCCATATTGGCTGGTCACTGTCTGctgtgggagagaaagacagatatgtgtgtgagttgtCAGTCATTGGAAGTGAAGTTAGATTTCTATGCGTGCTAACTTTTAATGGAGATACTGTTTTATTCTTATGGTATGGTATTTTCTGTATACGTGCGTGCACATTTGTATAATTGGtaggataaatggataaatgtatGACTATGGATCTGTGCGTAAAAACAGAATGTCTACATCAGTGTACTCGAAGTAAATATACGCATAAGGgaacaatctacacacacacaattaaaagaaaattatactcACATCCAtccacagatcacacacacacacacacacacacacacacacacacacacacacgcacacgcacacgcacacgcacgcacacgcacgcacacacaatcaaacaatcaaaccaaccaactaaccaaacaaaccaaacaaacctgTATCGCCGGGTGAATGGGCTCCGACGCGAGCTTCTCCATGGAGTGCGGGCGGGGGTGGGCGTGATGTGGGGGCGTCATAATGTGCGTCGCGGGCGGTGGGCGTGACGCATGAGCCACGTGCACTGTCCACCAAGCCTCGAACTGACGCGCTGATTCCTCGCTGACCTCTCCTGACCCTCTGATcaaggctgacaacaagctctggggacgaggatgataatggaggtgagaaaaggagagaaacacagaaaaaaataaatagatggatagctaaatagagagatatatagatagaaagatagagatggatagaggtagatggataagtaagatagaaagatagagatagcgatatatatatatatatatattggtagatagatagatagatagagagatatagagatagatagataaatagagagatagagatagataaatgaaataagacagacgaataaaaatagacaaaagaagagaaaaaatctatgaaaactttatacatatctaaatttagaaaccacaaaaacaaaagcatCAGCTATCAACACTTACAACCATGAAACCAACaactgataaaataaataaaacatactaaatgttctttatattcatctttcctgttatccatttatttttgtgtgtttgcaagggaaagggtaaaagcGAGCCTTTCTTGATAACTTCATCCGACGGACGAAAGCAAGATCAAACTGTAAACAGACCTGATGATGCGAACCTTGACATGAATTTGCGTCCACGTATATacgtaaattcatacatacatacatatacatatatatatatacatatatatatatgtatgtatatatacatatatatgtatatatatatatctacacatatatatatacatatatatatatatatatatatatacatttatttatatatatatatatatatatatatatatatatgtgtgtgtgtgtgtgtgtgtgtgtgtgtgtgtgtgtgtgtgtgtgtgtgtgtgtgtgtgtgtgtgtttgtgtatttacacacacacacacacacacacacacacacacacacacatacacacacacacacacagacacacacacacacacaca from Penaeus chinensis breed Huanghai No. 1 chromosome 31, ASM1920278v2, whole genome shotgun sequence includes:
- the LOC125042097 gene encoding uncharacterized protein LOC125042097 translates to MDFQSAMETFAEAWMAANTKSRADSSDPQREGSAERSNGRSEEEVTSREPNAHLTNGNSPNRQSPVLLARDPESSPKPLSVGKNIPLHVVIETIPLCGVGVGMGVEELRGRVEMDSYALIPGHTRFTDLLQAALVKLGYSEELTQARGVLQLRHWRPLPLEHVPETEDKTVAEVLGDVAPLATLHVRIYRSVVVGFMVSLLSALIRGSGEVSEESARQFEAWWTVHVAHASRPPPATHIMTPPHHAHPRPHSMEKLASEPIHPAIQQTVTSQYGPQKTRMRTSFDPELELPRLHRWFAENQHPTRLQIQQYVTELNGLESRRGRKPLDVSNVVYWFKNARAAYKRQEFRAINGLKSPPPDETSISDNDDHHDSYAPPTHNAHSLASSPPTPHEHAHLQHHHQQQQQQQQQQQQQQQQQQQQQQQQQQQQHEDNQEEDDQRGSGGVGSEPSDSLQGRSQAAGSSEGGQTSGGERCPPESDVDMSEDEDDVRSRDSVSVTNDGKCSPPPVVSPGALSLPPYPPIPGLGQGGMDRLPYPVVPGSLLQHSMMYMAHYMPQVSPFSGGLGGSGIPEERRKRNRTFIDPVTEVPRLEQWFAINTHPSHNLILKYTEELNRMPYRQKFPKLEPKNVQFWFKNRRAKCKRLRVSM